A region of the Halodesulfovibrio sp. MK-HDV genome:
GTAGCCTGTAACCGCAAGTGGTGCAAGGCTGAGGTGGTTGCGACAGTGTTGGAAATTCTTGGTAATGGGCGCAAAAAAACATCCGTCTGAGCCTGGAGAAAAAGGAAGGTACGAAGTTCTTTTTCTCCGTGTTCAAACGGATGTGCGGTGCTTTTTAAATGCCCCTTCGGGAAAAGGGGCATTTAATATGGGATAGGACGTGTATTAAACAAATTTCTTCTCTGGAAGCGTAGGGATTACGCGATGTATTGCTTAATACCGGTACGGGAAAGCTACCAGCGTCCTTGGGGGATCATATTATAAAGCAGACTGCTGACAAACCAGCACATTGCTGCGTTACTTCAAAAAAATCTGATGCTCACATAGGTCTAACTATGCTTCGCCCCTGACTTTTTCTTGTGCTTTGCACTGCACAAGTTTGTCTCAATCTGTCAAAAAACAACTTTGTCAGCAAACTCTTATAAAAGAGCTATTCCTTGATTGATGAGCCCTGCGGCAATTAGCCACATGATTGCGCACACCGTGCCATCAAGGATTCGCCATGAAGAAGGCTTGCGGAATAATGGTGCAAGTGCCTGTCCTCCAAATGCGAGAGCGCCGAACCAGATTACGGAGGCGCAAACGCCGCCGATCCAGAAATAAATTCTACCGTCACCGATAAATTGTCCGCCGAGTGAACCCATAAGAACAACTGTGTCCAAATAAGTGTGCGGGTTTAAAAAGGTAACAGCCAGTGTTGTTAGCACAACATTTCGCAAAGAGCGTGTAGCATCTGAAGATGTTGTCAGTATCCCTGGTTTGCAGGCAGATTTGAAAGCGCGGAATCCGTACCAGAGTAAAAATGCAGCGCCAAAAAAAAGTGGCAAACAATCTTACGTCAGGTGAGGAAGCGACAATCTGTCCAATACTGAAAACACCAAGTCCGATAAGTAGCATGTCGGACACGATGCACATGAGCGCGATAGTAAGATGGTGG
Encoded here:
- a CDS encoding LysE/ArgO family amino acid transporter, which codes for MPLFFGAAFLLWYGFRAFKSACKPGILTTSSDATRSLRNVVLTTLAVTFLNPHTYLDTVVLMGSLGGQFIGDGRIYFWIGGVCASVIWFGALAFGGQALAPLFRKPSSWRILDGTVCAIMWLIAAGLINQGIALL